From a single Pseudoalteromonas nigrifaciens genomic region:
- a CDS encoding RyR domain-containing protein, protein MKQLESLDHIPEEHMEQIKAIAKMCHEVHRAYTAVMRDPLKHWHELEQQDKDAVIEHVAFLILNVEAEAKAWHDAWVAKMIVAGWKYGPKRSIKSKTHEHLKPFHHLPEKQQVKDALFHSVVKQAIHAG, encoded by the coding sequence ATGAAACAACTAGAAAGCCTTGACCACATACCGGAAGAACATATGGAGCAGATCAAGGCCATTGCCAAAATGTGCCACGAAGTCCACCGCGCTTACACTGCGGTAATGCGTGATCCGTTAAAGCACTGGCATGAACTTGAGCAGCAAGATAAAGACGCTGTTATTGAACATGTAGCGTTTTTAATTTTGAACGTCGAGGCCGAAGCGAAGGCATGGCATGACGCATGGGTGGCAAAAATGATTGTTGCCGGCTGGAAGTATGGACCTAAACGCTCAATCAAAAGCAAAACGCATGAGCACCTAAAGCCATTTCATCACTTGCCAGAAAAACAGCAAGTCAAAGATGCGCTATTTCATAGCGTAGTCAAGCAAGCCATTCACGCGGGGTAA
- a CDS encoding crAss001_48 related protein: MSNNHVERMKDEHKELTVKIKALNTFIHSNEIFKTLDDLEQARMIKQAGFMEAYAETLASRIWVNQ, encoded by the coding sequence ATGAGCAATAACCACGTAGAAAGAATGAAAGACGAACACAAAGAGCTAACCGTTAAGATAAAAGCACTTAACACTTTCATTCATAGCAATGAGATATTTAAAACGCTTGATGATTTGGAGCAGGCGAGAATGATTAAACAGGCTGGATTTATGGAGGCTTACGCCGAAACGCTAGCGAGCAGAATATGGGTCAATCAATAG
- a CDS encoding portal protein, protein MADHVKSNKDGFTLDKLLTLLGDIDSQPDWRTPATKACAYYDGDQLSEAVRKVLRDRGQPEIVHNMIGPTIDGVLGLEARSRSDLMIVADDENGDDLAKALNEKFKDSWRLSHADRACSDAYASQLKAGIGWVEVTKNPIPFAAPYRVKFIHRREVWWDWNAQEADRSDARWMLRKKWLDLDEALATFPEHKEILKNSVNLWEDFYNTVDKEHVDDHALHSAWHDSQSWTRGQSEWLDQTRNRVLLQVIYYKVWKRAHVIKMSDGRVIEYDKNNQIHQAAVQSGKVTLEYAAFPNVREAWFVGPHRIIDRPSEAPGGMYNLVPFIGYQKDASGEPYGLISRMVPAQDGINARVIRLNYLLQARRVIADEDATQLSDKRLKEEIEKPDGYIPLNPERKNKLKASDALSIQNDVGIAAQQFNLMQNDMKLIQDTAGVYNSMLGQDSNATSGIAISNLVEQGTTTLAELNDNFHFSRNRVGDLLLAYIIEELKPQNNVQVTANRDDKAKRKQIVLNQPNESGKRDNDVARWKGHLALAPVKATPTYRQQQATLLSNVMAQIPPEAQAATMPMFVELMDLPNKEEFLATLRQALNIPKSQEDMSEEELAQAQAQAEKAQAMEQLQMQEIQGNMEKLALEREQLKVKILELQKKTETEEVKDDKLIAETEKILSEVRRSNAEIAAMKSNVQANIQQQLDAIQV, encoded by the coding sequence ATGGCTGATCACGTAAAATCAAATAAAGACGGCTTTACGCTAGATAAGCTGTTAACCCTGCTTGGCGATATTGACAGCCAACCTGATTGGCGCACGCCAGCAACTAAAGCATGCGCGTACTATGACGGCGATCAATTAAGCGAGGCGGTAAGAAAAGTATTACGCGATCGCGGACAGCCCGAAATAGTGCATAACATGATCGGGCCTACGATTGATGGTGTGCTAGGACTTGAAGCTCGATCGCGTTCAGACCTAATGATTGTTGCCGATGATGAAAACGGTGATGATTTGGCTAAAGCATTAAATGAAAAGTTTAAAGATTCCTGGCGCTTGTCTCATGCTGATCGTGCTTGTTCAGATGCGTATGCTAGTCAATTAAAAGCTGGCATTGGCTGGGTAGAAGTTACGAAAAACCCTATTCCCTTTGCTGCGCCTTATCGTGTTAAGTTTATTCACCGCCGCGAAGTATGGTGGGATTGGAACGCACAAGAAGCTGATCGTAGTGATGCACGTTGGATGCTGCGTAAAAAATGGCTAGACCTGGACGAAGCCCTTGCAACTTTCCCTGAACACAAAGAAATTTTAAAGAACTCAGTTAATTTGTGGGAAGATTTTTACAACACGGTAGATAAAGAGCATGTAGATGATCATGCTCTTCACTCGGCATGGCACGATAGCCAAAGTTGGACACGCGGGCAAAGCGAATGGCTAGACCAAACTCGCAACCGCGTATTACTGCAAGTTATTTACTACAAAGTATGGAAACGCGCGCATGTTATTAAAATGAGCGATGGCCGCGTAATTGAATACGATAAAAACAATCAAATTCATCAAGCGGCAGTACAAAGCGGAAAGGTTACTCTTGAATACGCTGCGTTTCCTAATGTTCGTGAGGCTTGGTTTGTTGGTCCACACCGCATTATCGACAGGCCTAGTGAAGCGCCGGGCGGCATGTATAACTTAGTGCCTTTCATTGGCTACCAAAAAGATGCAAGCGGTGAACCTTATGGTTTAATCAGTCGCATGGTGCCAGCACAAGATGGTATTAACGCCCGCGTTATACGTCTTAACTACTTGCTGCAAGCACGAAGAGTAATAGCCGATGAAGATGCAACGCAGTTAAGTGATAAAAGACTAAAAGAAGAAATTGAAAAGCCGGACGGTTATATACCGTTAAATCCGGAGCGTAAAAACAAGCTAAAAGCCTCTGATGCGTTAAGCATTCAAAATGATGTAGGTATAGCAGCGCAGCAATTTAACCTCATGCAAAACGATATGAAGTTAATCCAGGACACAGCCGGCGTTTACAACTCAATGCTTGGGCAGGACAGTAACGCAACAAGTGGTATCGCTATATCTAACTTGGTTGAGCAAGGTACAACAACACTTGCCGAATTAAACGATAACTTTCATTTCTCACGTAACCGCGTAGGCGACCTGTTACTTGCTTACATCATTGAAGAGTTAAAGCCGCAAAACAACGTACAAGTAACCGCTAATCGCGACGACAAAGCTAAGCGTAAGCAGATTGTACTTAATCAACCGAATGAAAGCGGCAAGCGCGATAACGATGTAGCACGCTGGAAAGGTCACTTAGCATTAGCGCCAGTTAAAGCAACGCCAACATATCGACAGCAGCAAGCAACACTCCTAAGTAATGTAATGGCACAGATACCGCCAGAAGCACAAGCAGCAACTATGCCTATGTTCGTTGAATTGATGGACCTGCCGAATAAAGAGGAGTTTTTGGCAACGTTACGCCAGGCGTTAAACATTCCTAAGTCTCAAGAAGATATGAGCGAAGAAGAACTTGCACAAGCACAAGCACAAGCTGAAAAAGCGCAGGCTATGGAGCAACTACAAATGCAAGAAATCCAAGGCAATATGGAAAAGCTTGCACTTGAGCGCGAACAGCTAAAAGTAAAAATACTTGAATTACAGAAGAAAACTGAAACAGAAGAAGTTAAAGACGACAAGTTGATAGCTGAAACTGAAAAGATTTTAAGCGAAGTGCGACGTAGCAATGCTGAGATAGCAGCGATGAAATCAAACGTGCAAGCAAACATTCAACAGCAACTAGACGCAATACAGGTGTAG
- a CDS encoding terminase, whose translation MQPKLAKYPKSTWLTPEERFELDEVELLERCEPYLDCWWWRINNLYIIANEKGQEVLFRCRIAQTVLFMTMWFLNIILKARQLGFSTAIQVFILDHAMFNDNRQCGVIAQGKDEAGAIFSSKILYPYERLPSWLKTGKRSVKSKTGTGIKFNNDSWIRVAVSFRSGTLQVLHVSEYGKICANYPLRADEVQSGSLNAVHEGSYIFIESTAEGASGNFFDMSVDAMELLASGLMLGPQDFKFHFYPWFDDPKYVAPVPPGGLKLSKEKAKYFKAVDKANGVTLTDEQISWYIGKERNQKGKMKQEYPSTPMEAFLTSGRKVFDSDDLMRAEGRCVKPLIVYDIEPYTGKLKKMNGKVDLSAKGGDKLAQSTLGYLLIWELPDDNEDYAIGADVAEGLEHGDRSSLDVVASSDGRQVAHWFGLIDPKRFAHINKHIGLMYNKAYIGVERNNHGHATLQELVDIYPTSRIYTEEHIDREDTDEETRKVGWHTSAQSKPILTSGLDELLTHDKDGIVWRGTVNELNTFVYDKKGRMGAQPGGFDDQVMSYAIAQEMRVRMPKRLIKDNTPAPHNPNSWMAR comes from the coding sequence ATGCAGCCCAAACTAGCTAAATACCCTAAAAGCACTTGGTTAACACCAGAAGAACGCTTTGAATTAGACGAAGTTGAGTTATTAGAGCGTTGCGAGCCATACCTTGATTGTTGGTGGTGGCGAATAAACAACTTATACATAATTGCTAACGAAAAGGGCCAAGAGGTTTTATTTCGTTGTCGTATAGCGCAAACAGTGCTGTTTATGACGATGTGGTTTTTAAACATCATATTAAAAGCGCGTCAATTGGGGTTTAGTACAGCAATACAGGTTTTTATCCTGGACCATGCAATGTTTAACGACAATAGGCAGTGCGGGGTAATCGCCCAGGGCAAAGACGAAGCCGGTGCAATATTTTCATCAAAGATATTATACCCCTATGAGCGGTTACCAAGTTGGTTAAAAACAGGTAAGCGCTCAGTAAAGAGTAAAACCGGCACTGGCATTAAGTTTAACAATGACTCATGGATAAGGGTTGCAGTATCGTTTCGTTCGGGAACGCTGCAGGTTTTGCACGTATCAGAATACGGCAAGATATGCGCTAACTACCCATTGCGAGCAGACGAGGTTCAATCGGGCTCACTAAACGCGGTACATGAAGGCTCTTATATTTTTATAGAGTCAACAGCCGAAGGCGCAAGCGGTAATTTCTTTGATATGTCAGTCGATGCCATGGAGCTGTTAGCGTCAGGATTAATGCTTGGCCCGCAAGACTTTAAATTTCATTTTTATCCTTGGTTTGATGATCCTAAGTATGTGGCCCCAGTACCGCCAGGCGGCCTAAAACTTTCAAAGGAAAAGGCTAAATACTTTAAAGCGGTTGACAAAGCTAATGGCGTAACGCTAACAGACGAGCAAATTAGCTGGTACATAGGCAAAGAGCGTAACCAAAAAGGCAAGATGAAGCAGGAATATCCATCTACACCGATGGAGGCTTTCTTAACGTCGGGCCGCAAAGTATTTGATAGCGATGATTTAATGCGTGCCGAAGGTCGATGCGTTAAGCCATTAATTGTTTATGACATTGAACCATACACCGGCAAGCTTAAAAAAATGAACGGTAAAGTTGATTTAAGCGCAAAAGGCGGCGATAAGTTGGCTCAGTCAACGCTTGGGTACCTGCTTATTTGGGAGCTACCCGACGATAACGAAGATTATGCGATCGGTGCCGATGTTGCCGAAGGATTGGAACACGGCGATCGCAGCTCATTAGACGTTGTTGCCAGTTCGGATGGGCGACAGGTAGCACATTGGTTCGGTCTTATAGACCCTAAGCGGTTTGCACACATAAACAAGCATATCGGACTTATGTATAACAAGGCCTACATTGGCGTTGAGCGAAACAATCACGGTCATGCAACACTTCAAGAGCTTGTTGATATTTACCCAACTAGCCGGATTTACACGGAAGAACATATTGATCGTGAAGATACGGACGAAGAAACACGCAAGGTAGGCTGGCATACAAGCGCACAATCAAAGCCAATTCTAACCAGCGGGCTAGACGAGCTACTTACTCACGATAAGGACGGCATTGTATGGCGCGGCACAGTTAATGAGCTTAATACATTTGTTTACGACAAAAAAGGTCGGATGGGCGCGCAACCAGGCGGCTTTGATGACCAGGTAATGAGCTATGCAATTGCGCAAGAAATGCGAGTAAGAATGCCTAAGCGATTAATTAAAGACAATACACCAGCACCCCATAACCCTAACTCTTGGATGGCACGATAA